A window of Marinobacter salarius contains these coding sequences:
- a CDS encoding succinylglutamate desuccinylase/aspartoacylase family protein: MLYRWLTHLFRAGLMFTLTGSLVAIPAVYANKSDDSDNTEMLVAELAEDESVEDVEHSEPLRSSEPKKNSGKADTTQKSDEELASQDKTPDSTAEPAVEEVAPNVDLKEVAPPPKPAEPAESKTSEPEPSKPDATVDQPKPTAQGADPATATDENGVEESAEVTEPEKATSLKMLGAEVLPGTSTRLAWSPAIQIAGLSQPTPVLVVNGSKPGPNLCLTGAVHGDELNGIEIIRRTMYDLEPDKLSGRVIGIPIVNLPGFQQGSRYLPDRRDLNRHFPGSTDGSLADRIAHSLFENVIRHCDMLVDIHTGSLKRTNLPQLRADMNNPEVAELTRGFDRMAVVHSTGTTGMLRHAAVEAGIRSVTMEAGESLRIQEHQIKAGVNSLTSLMDKEGMISRMFVWGDPEPVYYDSEWIRAEHGGILFSETKLGAKVSEGEILGYVSDPITNAQHPIRARSSGRIIGMAVDQVVMAGFAAYHVGTEAEVPGE; the protein is encoded by the coding sequence ATGCTGTATCGCTGGCTGACACATCTGTTTCGCGCTGGCCTGATGTTTACCCTGACTGGCAGCCTGGTCGCAATCCCTGCCGTCTACGCAAACAAGTCCGATGACTCCGATAACACGGAGATGCTCGTCGCGGAGCTTGCCGAGGACGAGAGTGTTGAGGATGTCGAGCATTCGGAACCCTTGCGCTCGTCTGAACCGAAAAAGAATAGCGGTAAAGCAGACACCACTCAGAAATCCGATGAGGAGCTCGCCTCACAGGATAAAACACCAGATTCCACGGCAGAACCAGCCGTGGAAGAAGTGGCCCCCAATGTTGATTTAAAGGAGGTGGCGCCGCCTCCAAAGCCCGCTGAACCAGCGGAGTCGAAGACTTCGGAGCCCGAACCTTCGAAGCCCGACGCAACGGTGGATCAGCCCAAACCCACTGCCCAGGGCGCAGACCCCGCAACGGCGACCGATGAAAACGGCGTGGAAGAGTCTGCTGAGGTGACGGAACCCGAAAAGGCCACCAGCCTGAAAATGCTCGGTGCCGAGGTTCTGCCCGGAACCTCAACTCGCCTGGCCTGGTCCCCTGCCATACAGATTGCCGGCCTGTCGCAACCAACACCGGTTCTGGTGGTCAATGGCTCCAAACCCGGCCCTAACCTATGCCTGACCGGGGCCGTTCACGGTGATGAACTCAACGGCATCGAGATCATCCGCCGCACCATGTACGACCTGGAGCCAGACAAGCTCTCCGGCCGGGTGATCGGCATTCCCATCGTCAACCTGCCGGGTTTCCAGCAAGGCAGCCGCTACCTGCCCGACCGCCGTGACCTCAATCGTCACTTCCCCGGCAGCACCGATGGCAGCCTGGCGGACCGCATTGCCCACTCGCTGTTCGAGAACGTAATCCGTCATTGCGACATGTTGGTGGATATCCACACCGGGTCTCTCAAGCGCACCAACCTGCCCCAACTGCGTGCGGACATGAATAACCCGGAAGTGGCGGAACTCACCCGTGGATTTGACCGCATGGCAGTCGTCCACAGTACCGGCACCACCGGCATGCTTCGTCACGCCGCTGTCGAAGCCGGCATCCGGTCCGTCACCATGGAGGCCGGTGAATCACTGCGAATCCAGGAGCACCAGATCAAGGCCGGGGTGAACAGCCTGACCAGTCTGATGGACAAGGAAGGCATGATCTCAAGGATGTTCGTCTGGGGAGACCCGGAACCCGTCTATTACGATTCCGAGTGGATACGGGCCGAACACGGCGGCATTCTGTTCAGCGAAACCAAGCTGGGGGCCAAGGTTTCTGAAGGTGAAATCCTGGGTTATGTTTCGGATCCCATCACCAACGCCCAGCATCCCATCCGCGCCCGCAGCAGCGGCCGAATTATCGGCATGGCGGTGGATCAGGTGGTCATGGCCGGTTTTGCCGCCTACCACGTTGGTACGGAGGCAGAAGTGCCTGGAGAGTAG
- a CDS encoding Bcr/CflA family multidrug efflux MFS transporter, with amino-acid sequence MLALTSVWTTILLAAAVALGPLAIDMYLPALPAMGEALSADTGQVQLTLSIYMVGFALAQLVCGPLADRFGRKPIMIGGFLLFAIASVVCALATNIETLILCRFLQALGGSAGPVLGRAAVRDIYSPRDAARIMAILASIMALAPAVAPTLGGFMVVSLGWSSIFLALGGYALLMAIVVAVGIPEPMHPENRQSLRISSLWKNYRAIASDISFLGYTLTNSLTFAGLFAFLSGSSFVLIDFLGVKPQYFGLFFACIVTGYIGGNLTAIRLGRSLTPDQILIRGLVVAVAGGSLMAALATAHIYNVWAVILPQSLLMVGVGMILPQTMAGALANFPSMAGSASALFGFTQMAVAATVGALVGHFHDGTPVVMAGIIAACAIAALVSFLLLVQRHPAPGFEPA; translated from the coding sequence ATGCTTGCGCTAACGAGTGTATGGACAACGATACTATTGGCAGCCGCTGTCGCCCTCGGGCCGCTGGCGATCGATATGTATCTGCCTGCCTTGCCCGCCATGGGAGAGGCGCTTTCAGCCGATACCGGACAAGTCCAGCTTACCCTGAGTATCTACATGGTCGGCTTTGCCCTGGCACAGCTGGTCTGCGGCCCGCTGGCGGACCGTTTCGGGCGTAAGCCCATCATGATTGGCGGATTCCTGCTGTTTGCGATCGCCAGCGTTGTTTGTGCTCTTGCCACCAATATTGAAACACTGATCCTGTGCCGCTTCCTGCAAGCGCTTGGCGGCTCAGCCGGTCCAGTGCTGGGCCGGGCAGCGGTACGGGATATCTATTCCCCACGGGACGCCGCAAGGATCATGGCCATCCTGGCCAGCATCATGGCCCTGGCACCCGCTGTTGCACCAACTCTCGGCGGTTTTATGGTGGTCAGCCTGGGGTGGTCGTCAATTTTTCTGGCGCTGGGTGGCTACGCTCTGTTGATGGCGATTGTCGTCGCCGTCGGTATTCCCGAACCCATGCACCCGGAAAACCGGCAATCCCTGCGAATCAGCAGCCTGTGGAAGAATTACCGGGCAATTGCCTCGGACATTAGCTTCCTGGGCTACACCCTGACCAATTCCCTGACCTTTGCCGGCCTGTTTGCGTTCCTGTCGGGCTCTTCGTTCGTGCTGATTGATTTCCTGGGCGTGAAACCGCAATACTTCGGCCTGTTCTTTGCCTGCATCGTCACCGGCTACATTGGCGGCAATCTCACGGCCATTCGACTGGGGCGATCGTTGACGCCGGATCAAATACTGATCCGTGGCCTGGTTGTGGCAGTGGCCGGCGGTTCTTTAATGGCCGCGCTGGCAACGGCCCATATTTATAACGTCTGGGCCGTTATTCTCCCCCAATCGCTGCTGATGGTGGGCGTGGGCATGATTCTACCCCAGACCATGGCCGGAGCCCTGGCCAACTTCCCCAGCATGGCCGGCTCCGCGTCGGCGTTGTTCGGCTTCACCCAGATGGCGGTTGCTGCAACCGTGGGTGCGCTGGTGGGGCACTTCCACGATGGTACCCCCGTGGTAATGGCGGGCATCATCGCTGCCTGCGCCATTGCAGCCCTGGTCAGCTTCCTGCTGCTGGTCCAGCGGCACCCTGCTCCCGGATTTGAGCCCGCCTGA
- a CDS encoding MATE family efflux transporter, whose protein sequence is MTWPMLFGVLSLMTFQLVDSAFIGQLGRDPLAALGFTLPMQQLIIGLQVGLGIATTAIISRTLGAGDQLRAERLGGLVVTVGATLVIILCIALWLLQTQIMAGLGAEQSLLPLIRSYWIPWLLSAWTGAMLYFGYSVCRSHGDTKLPGYMMVATSVANIALDPLYIFVFGWGLQGAALATVTAFGIGCLFIYPKLLRSGWIRFDLSQLALGKALKQLNGIMAPAMVSQLMPPASAMFATAMVAGFGSAAVAAWGLGTRLEFFSIVVVLALTMSMPPMIGRMLGAGELARIRVLVRLAVRFVVVWQLAIGLIWLLASGVVSELFTSDRAVSDVLGSYLVRVPLSYTGLGICMLMVSVCNALGLAMRALLVSVLRLFLCFLPLLWLGSQLGGINGLMSGALVGNLMAGVMAYLFYRQGIRKLALQD, encoded by the coding sequence ATGACCTGGCCCATGCTCTTCGGCGTACTGTCACTGATGACCTTCCAACTCGTCGACAGCGCCTTTATTGGCCAACTCGGCCGCGACCCACTGGCGGCACTGGGCTTCACACTGCCCATGCAGCAGCTCATCATCGGCCTGCAGGTGGGCCTTGGCATCGCCACCACCGCCATCATCTCCAGAACGCTAGGCGCCGGCGACCAACTCCGTGCTGAACGCCTGGGCGGTCTCGTCGTCACCGTGGGCGCCACTCTGGTGATTATCCTGTGTATCGCCCTCTGGCTGCTGCAAACCCAGATTATGGCTGGCCTGGGTGCCGAACAGAGCCTGCTGCCGCTGATCCGCAGTTACTGGATACCCTGGCTACTCTCCGCCTGGACCGGCGCCATGCTCTACTTTGGCTACAGCGTGTGCCGCTCCCACGGCGACACCAAACTCCCTGGCTATATGATGGTCGCCACCAGCGTGGCAAACATCGCCCTGGACCCGTTGTACATCTTCGTTTTCGGGTGGGGCCTGCAAGGCGCTGCCCTGGCAACCGTGACCGCCTTCGGTATCGGTTGCCTGTTTATCTACCCCAAACTGCTGCGCTCTGGCTGGATACGCTTCGACCTTTCCCAGCTGGCCCTCGGCAAGGCACTGAAACAACTGAATGGCATCATGGCGCCGGCTATGGTCAGCCAGCTGATGCCGCCAGCCTCGGCCATGTTCGCGACCGCCATGGTGGCTGGTTTTGGCTCCGCCGCCGTCGCGGCCTGGGGCCTGGGCACTCGCCTCGAGTTCTTCTCCATAGTGGTGGTGCTGGCACTGACCATGTCGATGCCGCCCATGATTGGCCGCATGCTTGGGGCCGGTGAGCTTGCGCGGATTCGCGTTCTCGTGCGATTGGCGGTTCGTTTTGTGGTGGTGTGGCAACTGGCCATTGGATTGATCTGGCTTTTAGCGTCAGGAGTGGTCTCAGAGCTGTTTACCAGCGATCGCGCCGTCAGCGATGTGTTGGGCAGTTATCTGGTTCGGGTGCCGCTGAGCTATACCGGCCTGGGCATCTGCATGCTGATGGTGTCGGTGTGCAATGCGCTGGGGCTTGCCATGCGGGCGCTGCTGGTGTCGGTCCTGCGGTTATTCCTCTGCTTTCTGCCACTGCTTTGGCTCGGCTCACAGCTCGGCGGTATCAACGGCCTGATGAGCGGTGCGCTGGTTGGCAACCTGATGGCAGGTGTCATGGCCTACCTGTTCTACCGGCAAGGCATCCGAAAGCTGGCACTCCAGGACTAA
- a CDS encoding DMT family transporter — protein MSSETSKPLWLAYTGLVLTPLFWAGNAVVAKSVVGEIPPLSMSFWRWVIALTILLPFGLPGVWRQRRVIREHALSILALATFSVAAFNSLLYFAAVTTTATNIALINATIPIMVALLAWLLLGDRTRPIQALGIGLAVLGILAVVARGDLSVLTGLRAQPGDLIMVLAVSSWGLFSVLLRRQAVPLAPLTFLTVQIACGTMVILPFFLVDLLFFSGGFELNASTALPMMYFAIFPGILAYAFWNHGVHRIGPAKAAIFMYLTPVFASVMAGIFLGERLGLFHVIGGLLILAGLFLATRTTELRRKYR, from the coding sequence GTGTCTTCTGAAACCTCTAAACCACTATGGCTGGCCTACACCGGCCTGGTCCTGACCCCGTTGTTCTGGGCGGGCAACGCCGTGGTGGCCAAAAGTGTGGTTGGCGAGATTCCTCCCCTGTCCATGTCGTTCTGGCGCTGGGTGATAGCCCTGACGATACTCCTGCCCTTCGGGCTGCCGGGGGTCTGGCGCCAGCGCCGGGTCATCCGCGAACACGCACTGTCGATACTGGCACTCGCCACGTTCAGTGTGGCGGCGTTCAACTCGCTGCTTTATTTTGCCGCGGTGACCACCACGGCCACCAACATCGCGCTGATTAACGCCACCATACCCATCATGGTGGCGTTACTGGCCTGGTTGCTGTTGGGAGATCGCACACGCCCCATTCAGGCTCTCGGCATCGGGCTGGCGGTACTGGGCATCCTGGCGGTTGTGGCGCGGGGAGACCTCTCAGTGCTGACCGGTTTGCGGGCGCAACCCGGTGATCTGATCATGGTACTGGCGGTATCCAGTTGGGGCTTGTTCTCAGTACTGCTTCGCCGCCAGGCGGTACCATTGGCCCCACTGACCTTTCTGACCGTCCAGATCGCCTGCGGCACTATGGTGATCTTGCCGTTTTTCCTGGTGGACCTACTGTTCTTCTCAGGTGGATTCGAGCTGAACGCATCAACCGCGCTGCCCATGATGTATTTTGCAATTTTCCCCGGTATTCTGGCTTACGCGTTCTGGAATCATGGGGTGCATCGGATTGGTCCTGCAAAAGCGGCCATCTTCATGTACCTCACCCCTGTATTTGCGTCGGTGATGGCGGGCATTTTCCTCGGGGAACGCCTGGGCCTGTTCCATGTCATTGGCGGCCTTCTGATTCTGGCCGGACTGTTCCTGGCCACCCGAACCACCGAACTTCGCCGCAAATACCGTTGA
- a CDS encoding carbohydrate-binding protein — protein sequence MTRRFRWAGVLILAAFNTPAVAAPCDPEENTWIPSRYYPPGQTVFHQGDWYQSRELHEGKTPGADFEWERLASVPDCGVGRDDSNVAERQSEGGVNHQPQAPADAGETPVKTPNERPQACKEPGRWSFGGSYTVGQMAIHEGQTYRAIRPSNGQMPAMSQPPHWQPVDDPCSNGAENAD from the coding sequence ATGACAAGGCGCTTCAGATGGGCCGGCGTACTGATACTGGCGGCTTTCAACACCCCAGCGGTCGCTGCCCCCTGCGATCCTGAGGAAAATACCTGGATACCGAGCCGCTATTACCCACCGGGACAGACAGTGTTTCACCAGGGTGACTGGTACCAGTCCCGCGAACTCCACGAGGGTAAAACACCCGGTGCGGATTTCGAATGGGAAAGACTGGCGTCAGTGCCTGATTGCGGGGTCGGTCGTGATGACAGCAACGTTGCTGAGCGCCAATCGGAAGGTGGGGTGAACCACCAACCTCAGGCACCGGCCGACGCCGGCGAAACGCCCGTAAAAACGCCCAACGAGCGCCCACAGGCCTGCAAAGAACCCGGGCGATGGAGCTTTGGCGGCAGCTATACCGTGGGCCAGATGGCCATACACGAAGGGCAGACTTACCGCGCCATACGCCCCAGCAACGGCCAGATGCCAGCCATGAGCCAGCCGCCTCACTGGCAGCCAGTAGACGATCCCTGCAGTAACGGCGCTGAAAACGCCGACTGA
- the tpx gene encoding thiol peroxidase — translation MSNVTLGGNPITVSGTLPQTGDTAPNFTLTTQGLEDVTLDNWAGKRKVLNIVPSVDTPTCATSTRKFNEKASSLDNTVVLVVSADLPFAAGRFCGAEGLENVTTLSSFRNYSFQEDYGVAIQDGPLAGLTSRAVVVLDENNKVLHSELVGEIKEEPNYEAALSAL, via the coding sequence ATGAGCAACGTCACACTCGGCGGTAATCCAATCACCGTGAGCGGCACCCTTCCGCAAACCGGCGACACCGCCCCCAACTTCACCCTCACGACTCAGGGCCTGGAAGACGTCACCCTGGACAACTGGGCTGGTAAGCGCAAAGTCCTGAACATCGTCCCCAGCGTAGACACCCCCACCTGCGCCACCTCCACCCGCAAGTTCAACGAAAAAGCCAGCAGCCTGGACAACACTGTGGTGCTGGTCGTTTCCGCCGACCTGCCCTTTGCTGCCGGTCGATTCTGTGGTGCCGAAGGCCTGGAAAATGTCACTACCCTTTCCAGCTTCCGAAACTACAGTTTCCAGGAGGATTACGGTGTTGCCATCCAGGACGGCCCACTTGCGGGCCTGACCTCCCGCGCGGTGGTAGTCCTGGACGAGAACAACAAGGTTCTGCACAGTGAGTTGGTTGGTGAAATCAAGGAAGAACCGAATTACGAAGCCGCTCTTTCGGCGCTTTGA
- a CDS encoding MBL fold metallo-hydrolase: MDIRPAATLVLTKDTAEGPKILLLQRTWDAVFMPGYFVFPGGSVDDQENNGRAHAIGRADTEISQTMAMDEGGADYMLAAVRECFEEAGILLAVDEKGAALTHDHPIHSDREALFKGELTLAELCHRYNLTIPLDRLGYLGHWVTPPGPPRRFDTRFFIAVAPEGQRASHDGNETIDHVWLSPAEALEDHRSGRRLLGLPTIGTLRILAEFGTTEALMRYVHANPPEPYPNKPWPAVKKDRTTMLEPGAPAYDEAVKLDPEGAGSTHADIVPGKPVEVAAGVVRLTAPNPGMMTGPGTNTYVLGHKRFTVLDPGPDDATHIERILEFTGGAIDQVVVTHTHQDHSPATVALKARTGCRVYGQLAPEGPAQDQTFSPDVEPVNGDLIVTEAGTLKALYTPGHASNHLCYLLLEQELLFSGDHIMQGSTVVINPPDGDMKAYLESLYDLLAESVRYIAPAHGFLMARPESVIDYLITHRLAREHKVVRVLKSLAPASLKDLTAKAYDDVPAAIHGVAARSALAHLLKLEADGRAAREGDIWRTTPDI, encoded by the coding sequence ATGGATATTCGCCCTGCTGCCACGCTGGTTTTGACCAAAGACACTGCTGAAGGTCCAAAGATCCTGCTGCTGCAACGAACCTGGGACGCGGTATTCATGCCGGGCTATTTTGTCTTTCCCGGTGGTTCTGTCGACGATCAGGAAAATAATGGGCGGGCCCACGCAATCGGGCGGGCTGACACTGAAATCAGCCAGACAATGGCCATGGATGAAGGTGGCGCCGACTACATGCTTGCGGCTGTCCGGGAGTGTTTTGAGGAAGCGGGCATTCTGTTAGCCGTTGATGAAAAAGGTGCTGCGCTGACTCATGACCATCCCATTCACAGCGACCGCGAAGCTCTGTTTAAAGGTGAGTTAACCCTGGCGGAACTGTGCCATCGCTATAACCTCACCATTCCCCTGGACCGTCTGGGCTACCTCGGGCACTGGGTGACACCGCCGGGACCTCCCCGGCGCTTTGATACACGCTTCTTCATTGCAGTGGCACCGGAAGGGCAACGGGCAAGTCATGACGGCAATGAAACCATTGACCACGTCTGGCTGAGCCCGGCGGAAGCCCTGGAAGATCATCGCAGTGGCCGCCGCCTGCTAGGATTACCAACCATTGGGACGCTGCGGATACTGGCGGAGTTCGGCACCACGGAAGCCCTCATGCGCTATGTCCACGCTAATCCGCCGGAGCCCTATCCCAACAAGCCGTGGCCGGCGGTCAAGAAAGACAGGACCACGATGCTGGAGCCGGGGGCACCCGCCTATGACGAAGCGGTCAAGCTGGACCCGGAGGGTGCAGGCTCTACACACGCGGACATTGTTCCCGGGAAACCGGTGGAGGTGGCGGCCGGTGTGGTTCGCCTGACAGCGCCAAACCCGGGAATGATGACCGGCCCCGGCACCAACACCTATGTGCTTGGCCACAAACGGTTTACGGTACTGGACCCCGGCCCGGACGACGCAACGCATATTGAGCGCATTCTGGAATTCACTGGTGGAGCGATTGATCAAGTGGTGGTCACTCATACCCACCAGGACCACTCGCCGGCAACAGTGGCACTGAAGGCAAGAACCGGCTGTCGCGTTTACGGCCAGCTGGCTCCCGAAGGCCCGGCCCAGGACCAGACGTTTTCGCCGGATGTAGAGCCGGTGAATGGTGACCTGATCGTCACCGAGGCTGGCACCCTGAAAGCCCTTTACACCCCGGGGCATGCCTCCAACCATCTTTGCTATCTGCTCCTGGAACAAGAGCTGCTGTTTTCCGGAGACCACATCATGCAGGGCTCCACCGTGGTCATTAATCCGCCAGACGGTGACATGAAGGCCTACCTGGAGTCGCTGTACGACCTGCTGGCCGAGTCCGTGCGTTACATAGCGCCTGCCCACGGTTTCCTGATGGCACGCCCCGAATCGGTGATCGATTATCTCATCACGCATCGTCTGGCACGGGAGCACAAGGTTGTCAGGGTGCTGAAAAGCCTCGCCCCGGCCAGCCTGAAAGATCTGACCGCAAAGGCCTATGACGATGTTCCAGCGGCGATCCATGGCGTCGCCGCCCGCTCCGCGCTGGCGCACCTGCTAAAACTGGAGGCAGATGGCCGGGCTGCGCGAGAAGGCGACATCTGGCGCACCACTCCCGACATTTGA
- a CDS encoding thioesterase family protein, with the protein MARIKLSFPDNAFYFETKMPVRITDINGANHLGNDALISMLSEARAQFLVNYGVEEADKNGVGIIVTDLATMYQSESFFPEMLRFEVGLMDFNKYGGDFVFRVTKAESGQPVALAKYGFVFFNYQRKSVVPMPESFRARFGD; encoded by the coding sequence TTGGCTCGCATCAAGCTCTCTTTCCCGGATAACGCCTTTTATTTTGAAACCAAGATGCCGGTTCGGATCACCGATATCAATGGAGCCAACCATCTGGGAAACGATGCGTTAATCTCCATGCTGTCTGAAGCCAGGGCACAATTCCTGGTGAACTATGGTGTCGAGGAAGCCGACAAAAACGGCGTGGGTATTATCGTGACCGACCTGGCAACGATGTACCAATCGGAATCGTTCTTTCCGGAGATGCTCCGCTTTGAAGTGGGGCTGATGGACTTCAACAAATACGGCGGGGATTTCGTATTCCGCGTAACCAAGGCGGAGAGCGGTCAACCCGTGGCCCTGGCCAAGTACGGTTTCGTGTTCTTCAATTACCAGCGCAAATCGGTTGTGCCGATGCCAGAGAGTTTCCGCGCACGCTTCGGCGATTAG
- a CDS encoding YqaE/Pmp3 family membrane protein — protein MDLLRVLVAILLPPLGVFLQVGIGKHFWINILLTILGYIPGIVHAVWIIAKK, from the coding sequence ATGGATCTTTTGCGAGTTCTGGTTGCGATTTTGTTACCGCCGTTGGGCGTCTTTTTACAGGTGGGGATTGGCAAACACTTCTGGATCAACATCCTGTTGACGATTCTCGGTTACATTCCCGGTATCGTGCACGCCGTCTGGATCATCGCGAAAAAATAG
- a CDS encoding pyridoxal phosphate-dependent aminotransferase yields MPETFDQPVERENTCSVKFDARKAVFGKDDVIPLWVADMDFPAPEAVTRALEERARHPVYGYTLFPESLYQSVIDWFEHRHGWVIEREWLMMAPGVVPSLHAAALAFAGEGEGVIIQPPVYPPFFSAIRKTGRAVIENPLEQVDGRYQMNLEHLEACAARGDARVLLLCSPHNPVGRVWSESELREVLAIARRHNLVVLSDEIHCDLTYPDKPAHHVLAKLADEEQALITTVAPSKSFNMPGLGLSALVVRNPEHRKLLKDVFDAMHMNQCNPFSIAGFEAGYRQGGPWLDELMIYLQGNRDRVMDYIRQHLPDIRVTEPEGTYLLWLDCRGLGMSDAELKRFFVQEAGIGMNPGITFGEPGSGFMRMNIGCPRRVLDTALEQIRQALNK; encoded by the coding sequence GTGCCTGAGACCTTTGACCAGCCTGTTGAGCGGGAAAACACCTGTTCCGTAAAATTTGACGCCCGCAAAGCGGTATTCGGCAAAGATGACGTTATCCCCCTGTGGGTGGCGGATATGGACTTTCCAGCGCCGGAAGCGGTGACCAGGGCTCTGGAAGAACGGGCAAGGCACCCGGTATACGGTTATACACTGTTTCCGGAGAGCCTGTACCAGTCGGTGATTGACTGGTTTGAACATCGGCATGGCTGGGTCATTGAGCGGGAATGGTTAATGATGGCTCCGGGGGTGGTGCCTTCGCTGCACGCGGCGGCACTGGCGTTTGCCGGCGAAGGTGAAGGGGTGATAATACAGCCTCCGGTTTACCCGCCTTTCTTCAGTGCCATTCGGAAAACCGGTCGTGCGGTGATTGAAAACCCGCTGGAACAGGTGGATGGCCGTTATCAGATGAATCTCGAACACCTTGAGGCCTGTGCAGCGCGGGGCGATGCCAGAGTGTTGCTGCTGTGCTCGCCCCATAACCCGGTGGGAAGGGTGTGGAGCGAAAGCGAGCTCAGGGAGGTATTGGCCATTGCCAGGCGCCACAACCTGGTGGTGCTGTCGGATGAGATTCATTGCGACCTCACCTATCCGGACAAGCCTGCCCATCATGTACTGGCGAAACTGGCCGATGAGGAACAGGCCCTGATTACCACCGTAGCGCCCAGTAAATCCTTCAATATGCCCGGTCTGGGCTTGTCGGCGCTGGTGGTGAGGAATCCAGAGCATCGGAAGTTATTGAAAGACGTGTTCGACGCCATGCACATGAACCAGTGCAATCCCTTCAGTATCGCCGGCTTCGAGGCCGGGTATCGCCAGGGTGGCCCATGGCTGGACGAACTCATGATCTACCTGCAAGGCAATCGTGACAGGGTGATGGACTACATCCGCCAACACCTGCCTGACATCCGGGTAACGGAGCCGGAGGGCACCTACTTGTTGTGGCTGGACTGCCGGGGCCTGGGCATGAGCGACGCGGAACTGAAACGGTTCTTTGTGCAGGAAGCGGGTATTGGCATGAACCCGGGCATCACCTTTGGTGAGCCCGGCAGCGGGTTCATGCGTATGAATATTGGTTGCCCGCGCCGGGTTCTGGACACGGCCCTGGAGCAGATCCGGCAGGCGCTGAATAAATAA
- a CDS encoding LysR family transcriptional regulator — MNPIDTFNLDIRSLSTFIAVLDEGSVSRAAVRLGVSQSAVSHTLDRLRQALGDALFVKSGRGIVPTRYALQAGPHIRQILDDLHSLSSGPPFAPATAEFTFTIAANDYQRDLLLPGLLSVIRQEAPGIRLQVVPSGIPTADMLRKDLCDLIISPHAPEATDIMQRGLMADQMVVFYDPAIRQAPESLADYLKADHIAILFGTGEKTAFEGSLAAQGLTRRTAVTVSNFSGLPAFLQGTDMLATAPKRMSEDLLQQFAWTPLPFDYKPFTLLMLWHKRNQNDPAHRWIRNHVNGVAATINGLNT; from the coding sequence ATGAACCCCATTGATACATTCAACCTCGACATTCGCTCCCTCAGCACCTTCATCGCCGTGCTGGATGAGGGCAGCGTGTCGAGGGCAGCCGTGCGCCTGGGCGTAAGCCAGTCCGCGGTCAGTCACACTCTGGACCGATTACGGCAGGCCCTGGGCGACGCCCTGTTCGTCAAATCCGGCCGAGGCATTGTCCCCACCCGTTATGCGCTCCAGGCCGGCCCACACATTCGCCAGATACTGGACGACCTGCACTCCCTGTCTTCCGGGCCGCCGTTTGCCCCGGCCACGGCCGAGTTCACCTTCACCATCGCCGCCAACGACTATCAGCGCGACCTGCTGTTACCCGGACTGTTGTCCGTGATCCGACAAGAAGCGCCTGGCATCCGCTTGCAGGTTGTCCCCTCGGGCATTCCGACCGCCGACATGTTGCGTAAAGACTTGTGTGACTTGATTATTTCCCCTCACGCACCGGAAGCCACCGACATCATGCAGCGGGGCCTGATGGCGGATCAGATGGTGGTTTTCTACGATCCCGCCATCCGCCAGGCCCCGGAGTCCCTGGCGGATTACCTGAAGGCGGACCACATCGCCATCCTGTTTGGCACCGGTGAAAAAACGGCTTTCGAAGGTTCGTTAGCCGCCCAGGGATTGACCCGGAGAACCGCCGTAACCGTGTCCAATTTTTCCGGCCTGCCAGCCTTCCTGCAAGGCACTGACATGCTCGCAACAGCACCCAAGCGCATGAGTGAGGACTTACTGCAGCAGTTTGCATGGACGCCCCTACCATTCGACTACAAGCCATTCACATTGCTGATGCTGTGGCACAAACGCAACCAGAACGACCCCGCTCACCGCTGGATTCGAAACCACGTCAACGGCGTAGCAGCGACCATCAACGGCCTCAATACCTAA